A genomic region of Lysinibacillus sp. 2017 contains the following coding sequences:
- a CDS encoding MFS transporter, translating into MTKSKLWTKDFIIITVTSFLVFLTFYLLMTTLTLYAIQQFNASQTEAGFAASIFVIGSLVLRLVAGKYIDVIGRNKLLYSSLILFLIASILYFLVDNLNLLLLVRFIHGAAFGVASTVMATAVMNIIPAERRGEGTSYYSLSTPLATAVGPFLGILIMQHADFDMIFEVCTLFSVISIIVMLFAKIPEVPLTKAQLQQAKGFKLQDFFEKTALPIASIIFVLGITYASVLTYISPYATEINLTGAASLFFIVYAFFLLGSRPFTGKLLDRKGENIVIYPALLLYTVGLFCLSQSYSNFMLLLASAFIALGFGNMVSCSQTVVVNKSPRHRIGLATSTFYIAMDAGIGVGPLIIGMIMPIFGFRGMYLSMGVLVFLTIIIYYFVHGKKAKFKELPA; encoded by the coding sequence ATGACTAAATCAAAATTATGGACCAAAGACTTTATCATTATTACTGTCACATCATTTTTAGTATTTCTAACATTTTACTTATTAATGACCACACTAACGCTCTATGCGATTCAACAATTTAACGCGTCACAAACTGAAGCTGGATTTGCAGCTAGTATATTCGTAATCGGTTCTTTAGTTTTACGTTTAGTAGCCGGCAAATACATTGATGTCATTGGACGAAATAAATTACTTTATAGCAGCTTAATCTTATTTTTAATTGCATCTATACTATATTTCTTAGTAGATAATCTAAACTTACTATTATTAGTACGCTTTATACATGGTGCGGCATTCGGGGTCGCTTCTACCGTTATGGCAACTGCTGTTATGAATATTATTCCCGCTGAACGTAGAGGCGAAGGTACAAGTTATTACTCTTTAAGCACACCTCTTGCAACTGCTGTTGGCCCTTTCTTAGGTATACTTATTATGCAACATGCCGACTTTGATATGATTTTTGAGGTGTGTACGCTATTTTCTGTCATAAGCATTATCGTCATGCTATTCGCAAAAATACCTGAAGTGCCTTTAACAAAAGCTCAACTACAACAAGCGAAGGGCTTTAAATTACAAGATTTCTTTGAAAAAACGGCGTTACCTATCGCAAGTATTATTTTTGTATTAGGAATTACTTATGCAAGTGTACTAACATATATTAGCCCTTATGCCACCGAAATAAATTTAACTGGTGCAGCTAGTCTCTTTTTCATTGTATATGCATTCTTCCTGTTAGGCTCTAGACCATTTACGGGTAAGTTACTAGATAGAAAAGGTGAAAATATTGTCATCTATCCAGCACTACTGTTGTATACAGTTGGTTTATTTTGCTTAAGCCAATCCTATTCAAACTTTATGCTTCTACTAGCGAGTGCATTTATTGCACTTGGTTTTGGTAATATGGTTTCATGTAGCCAAACCGTTGTGGTCAATAAATCGCCGCGCCATCGTATTGGCCTTGCCACTTCAACATTTTATATTGCTATGGATGCAGGTATTGGCGTTGGACCGCTCATCATTGGGATGATTATGCCAATTTTCGGTTTCAGAGGCATGTACCTATCTATGGGTGTCCTAGTATTTTTAACGATCATCATTTATTATTTTGTACACGGAAAAAAGGCTAAGTTTAAAGAACTTCCAGCTTAA
- a CDS encoding MarR family winged helix-turn-helix transcriptional regulator, producing MSHRKELVHHFFQVARTMTNNLNQRMAEFKLTHAQLAIIEFLLKKEDSSSLVDIAKYLNVEKSTVTRAVNQLIKNNYVLQVPSNDSRERRIVLSKTSYEIQSTVQQTKDDFENTAFNNISDEELDVTFQTLLKILNKLNGDEHKQHD from the coding sequence TTGAGTCATCGAAAAGAGCTAGTCCATCATTTTTTCCAAGTAGCCAGGACTATGACCAACAACCTTAATCAACGTATGGCTGAGTTTAAACTTACCCATGCGCAATTAGCGATAATAGAATTTCTATTAAAGAAAGAGGATTCCTCTTCACTCGTTGATATTGCGAAGTATTTAAATGTTGAAAAATCTACTGTTACGCGTGCTGTGAATCAATTAATTAAAAACAATTATGTTCTTCAGGTTCCTTCAAATGACAGTCGAGAAAGAAGAATTGTTTTAAGTAAGACTAGTTATGAGATTCAGTCTACGGTTCAGCAAACTAAGGATGATTTTGAAAATACAGCTTTTAACAATATCTCAGATGAAGAGTTGGACGTTACTTTTCAAACCTTACTTAAAATATTGAACAAATTAAACGGAGATGAACACAAGCAACATGACTAA
- a CDS encoding DoxX family protein, giving the protein MTVLAMVLQGILALMFIMAGFGKVSGSKMHIEGFTKWGYPQWFRVVTGLIELIAAALLIVGFWNETAAIIGVAILVAVGIGGVITHIRIKDTMKDTALILVLGILALALLIILL; this is encoded by the coding sequence ATGACCGTATTAGCCATGGTATTACAGGGGATTTTAGCGTTAATGTTTATTATGGCTGGTTTTGGTAAAGTGTCTGGTTCAAAAATGCATATCGAAGGATTTACAAAATGGGGTTACCCACAGTGGTTCCGAGTAGTCACTGGGTTAATTGAATTAATTGCGGCGGCATTATTAATCGTAGGTTTTTGGAATGAAACAGCAGCCATCATCGGAGTAGCCATTCTAGTAGCAGTCGGTATCGGTGGCGTGATTACACATATTCGTATAAAAGATACAATGAAAGATACAGCACTGATTCTCGTACTTGGCATTTTAGCACTTGCACTACTAATCATTCTATTATAA
- a CDS encoding TetR/AcrR family transcriptional regulator, translating into MEKAIDPRILRTRQLIMDAFMQLAVEKDFKDITIKDITSRATINRATFYYHFFDKFDLLEKVLSENVLKGVLKNVSSYEALTTATLKDIFFSLLSFQKGLANQCSRSYEAFTPKIETIVKDELGRVFRDLLKVKYPEWSFEKVDLKSILVSWTLYGMSTKYVKSGEQPTEQLIEALFATLLKE; encoded by the coding sequence ATGGAAAAAGCAATCGATCCACGTATTTTAAGAACGAGACAATTGATAATGGATGCCTTTATGCAACTAGCTGTGGAAAAGGACTTTAAAGACATTACGATCAAAGATATTACATCGCGTGCCACAATCAATCGTGCGACGTTTTATTATCATTTCTTTGATAAATTTGATCTACTCGAAAAAGTATTAAGTGAGAATGTACTAAAAGGCGTATTAAAAAATGTAAGCTCATATGAAGCATTAACTACTGCTACATTAAAAGATATTTTCTTTAGCTTACTAAGTTTTCAAAAGGGATTAGCGAATCAGTGTTCTAGAAGCTATGAGGCGTTTACACCAAAAATTGAGACGATAGTTAAGGATGAACTTGGTCGCGTATTTCGTGATCTTTTAAAGGTGAAATATCCAGAATGGTCTTTTGAAAAGGTGGATTTAAAAAGTATATTAGTGAGTTGGACACTTTACGGGATGTCAACGAAATATGTAAAAAGTGGGGAACAGCCAACAGAACAATTGATTGAGGCATTATTTGCAACATTACTGAAGGAATAA
- a CDS encoding DUF3147 family protein — MYAVVKILVSAIIIGLVTEIAKRFPTYGGIIAALPLVSLLSILWLSIQGEQAVTLNKFIVGVLMGLPATMALLIIVYFGMKNSLHLLWSVLLGIAGWMLFLAIQDILIKLFKDIY, encoded by the coding sequence ATGTATGCAGTAGTTAAAATTTTAGTTTCAGCAATCATTATTGGTTTAGTAACAGAAATTGCAAAAAGATTTCCTACGTACGGAGGAATTATAGCGGCATTACCCTTAGTGAGTTTGTTGAGTATTTTATGGCTATCTATACAGGGGGAACAAGCGGTAACATTAAATAAATTTATTGTCGGGGTTTTAATGGGCTTACCAGCAACGATGGCTTTATTGATTATTGTTTACTTCGGAATGAAAAATTCACTCCACTTGTTATGGTCGGTACTTTTAGGTATAGCGGGATGGATGTTATTTTTAGCTATTCAAGATATACTTATAAAACTTTTTAAAGACATTTATTAG
- a CDS encoding MarR family winged helix-turn-helix transcriptional regulator produces MDKEIKSLNQYWTDIYFALHYVHEEQISHQAVRILQLIKKTNLNSVGNIAEYLKISHNTASEHVKRLVNRGYLSKSRSTEDERRVILYLTKLGEDVLEKNTSLDESKLEKIMQSLSDQERLELVNSLKLLSERAK; encoded by the coding sequence ATGGATAAGGAGATTAAATCACTAAATCAATACTGGACAGATATTTATTTTGCCCTTCATTATGTACATGAAGAACAGATTTCGCATCAAGCTGTCCGTATTTTACAATTAATCAAAAAAACAAATTTAAATAGCGTTGGAAACATTGCAGAGTATTTAAAAATTTCCCATAATACAGCATCTGAGCATGTAAAAAGGTTAGTGAATAGAGGGTATCTCTCTAAGTCTAGAAGTACGGAAGACGAACGGAGGGTAATACTATATTTAACAAAATTAGGGGAAGATGTTCTCGAAAAAAATACAAGCTTGGATGAATCAAAGCTTGAAAAGATTATGCAGTCATTAAGTGATCAAGAAAGATTAGAATTGGTGAATAGCTTAAAATTATTAAGCGAGCGTGCTAAATGA
- a CDS encoding FtsW/RodA/SpoVE family cell cycle protein, with product MNDKNPFMEKIDWTLISILFIFFCISLLAISSAQTTSYTGINFIPRQIVYYGILAFIILCVMYFDIEQYKKITWFLYGFGILLLVALIFMPEGKGQIGEVVNGAKSWYHTPLGNIQPSEFMKTFYILACAKTIGLHNEKHLRTLKTDLYLLIKILGLLIVPFLLVFDQPDLGSALVFIAITIALILVSGISWLIILPLLTLATATSGFVIWMVFNMQDFLENMFGIEPYKLGRIFSWFDPYKYASNEGFQLISSMNSIGSGEIFGKGYLNREVYVVENHTDFIFTVIGEKWGFIGASFIICMYFILMYHLIKIAMMVKDPYSSYICTGIIAMITFHVFENIGMTIQLLPITGIPLPFISYGGSSLMGNALAIGLIFSMHFHHKHYMFTTIGEDDED from the coding sequence TTGAATGATAAAAACCCCTTCATGGAAAAAATAGATTGGACATTAATTTCTATTTTATTTATCTTCTTTTGTATTAGTTTACTAGCTATTTCTTCTGCACAAACAACTAGCTATACAGGTATCAATTTTATTCCTCGTCAAATAGTTTATTACGGGATTTTGGCATTCATCATACTATGTGTCATGTATTTTGATATTGAACAGTATAAAAAAATCACTTGGTTTTTGTATGGTTTTGGCATTCTATTACTCGTTGCATTAATATTTATGCCGGAAGGAAAGGGACAAATTGGAGAGGTGGTCAATGGTGCAAAAAGTTGGTATCATACCCCACTAGGCAATATACAACCATCCGAATTCATGAAAACTTTTTACATATTGGCGTGTGCTAAAACGATCGGCTTACATAACGAAAAACATTTACGCACATTAAAAACGGACTTATATTTATTGATTAAAATTTTAGGGTTATTAATTGTGCCATTTTTACTTGTATTCGATCAACCTGATTTAGGATCCGCACTTGTTTTCATCGCCATTACGATTGCACTTATACTCGTTTCGGGAATTTCGTGGTTGATAATTTTACCATTATTGACACTAGCAACAGCAACTAGTGGTTTTGTTATTTGGATGGTATTTAACATGCAAGATTTTTTGGAAAATATGTTTGGCATTGAGCCATATAAACTGGGGCGTATTTTTTCTTGGTTTGACCCTTATAAATACGCATCAAATGAAGGTTTTCAACTAATTTCCTCGATGAATTCAATTGGCTCTGGTGAAATATTTGGCAAAGGTTATTTAAATCGTGAGGTATATGTAGTCGAAAATCATACAGATTTCATTTTTACAGTTATTGGTGAAAAATGGGGCTTTATCGGCGCAAGCTTCATCATTTGTATGTACTTCATTTTAATGTATCATTTAATCAAAATTGCGATGATGGTAAAAGATCCATACAGTTCATATATTTGCACGGGAATTATCGCAATGATTACATTCCATGTATTTGAAAATATCGGTATGACGATTCAATTATTACCGATTACCGGAATTCCACTACCATTTATTAGTTATGGCGGTAGTTCATTAATGGGCAATGCACTCGCAATCGGCCTTATTTTCAGCATGCATTTTCATCATAAACACTATATGTTTACCACTATTGGTGAGGATGATGAAGATTGA
- a CDS encoding GNAT family N-acetyltransferase, which produces MILEADLHVRQKLIPMFEKIDSTIILSCLQGHMGTAWVDDLENPTVAQITVGIFVFFAGNADTKAAEELLNNLPDFTLAIVDSDEWKNRIETVHVGSIEKFPRYRFEKNLEHLNRKHIQSLISTLPDGYEIKQIDKTIAQDPSFHELSEDFVSQFDSIDDFINRGIGYAIINNDHVVSAATSFSIYDDGIEIEVASHPDYRRQGLATIVASILILDCLDRGKYPNWDGANEESVKLAQKIGYKLQESYDTYFINNEK; this is translated from the coding sequence ATGATTTTAGAAGCAGATTTACATGTAAGGCAAAAATTAATCCCGATGTTTGAAAAAATTGATAGCACGATAATTCTATCATGCCTTCAAGGACATATGGGAACTGCTTGGGTGGATGACCTTGAGAATCCGACTGTTGCTCAAATAACAGTGGGGATTTTTGTGTTTTTTGCTGGAAATGCGGACACAAAAGCAGCTGAAGAATTACTTAATAATCTACCTGATTTTACTCTTGCAATTGTTGATTCCGATGAATGGAAAAATCGTATCGAAACAGTTCATGTTGGTTCAATTGAGAAGTTTCCACGATATAGATTTGAAAAGAATTTGGAACATTTAAATAGAAAACATATACAAAGTCTAATATCAACACTACCTGATGGGTATGAGATTAAGCAGATAGATAAAACGATAGCACAAGATCCGTCTTTCCATGAACTTTCAGAGGACTTCGTAAGCCAGTTTGATTCTATTGATGATTTTATTAATAGAGGAATAGGTTATGCAATTATCAATAACGATCACGTTGTTTCTGCTGCAACCTCGTTTAGTATATATGATGATGGGATTGAGATTGAAGTTGCTAGTCACCCTGATTATAGAAGGCAAGGTTTAGCTACAATTGTCGCTTCTATTTTAATATTAGATTGCTTAGATAGAGGAAAGTACCCTAATTGGGATGGTGCTAATGAGGAATCTGTTAAATTAGCTCAAAAAATCGGCTATAAACTGCAAGAATCCTATGATACATATTTTATTAATAATGAAAAATAA
- a CDS encoding DUF3923 family protein has protein sequence MKLWWVGNVFWLVIFSVLAIIIGTRQVDGAGAIQTPEIRIITFIILGVAFGFVLIIQLIWFYFVRKRVRLS, from the coding sequence TTGAAGCTCTGGTGGGTTGGAAATGTATTTTGGTTAGTAATTTTTTCTGTGCTGGCAATTATTATTGGAACAAGACAAGTAGATGGCGCGGGGGCTATTCAAACACCTGAAATAAGAATTATTACATTTATAATTTTAGGTGTTGCATTTGGATTTGTTCTTATAATACAACTAATCTGGTTTTATTTTGTTCGTAAAAGAGTACGTCTATCATAG
- a CDS encoding LysR family transcriptional regulator has product MKLEQFYYVREILQTKSITIASENLHVTQSAISQSITSLEKEVGIPLFHRSRQGTIPTEEGKTILYKILEILNKMDELNLEMQSIQSSYKGEINIATIPSIFMTFLPGILSRFQKDYPHIKVNIHEMENLETLNALQHEKIDMGFIALFHDSNKKFNNQISFRPMQINGAFSAIVPKNSKLALKKFLTVQDIQDEYFILYDSQFYHEMMEEFQLEISELKVIFKTTNTEVIKRSVLEGIGISILSDLMLKNDPYMDSGEIIAVPFQFQWNNQIEFGTIHKQNSAHLRIIQKFLEYV; this is encoded by the coding sequence ATGAAATTAGAGCAATTTTATTATGTTCGTGAAATTCTTCAAACAAAATCGATTACAATCGCATCTGAAAACTTGCATGTAACACAGTCTGCAATTAGCCAATCGATAACGTCACTCGAAAAAGAAGTAGGCATTCCTTTATTTCATCGTTCGCGACAAGGAACGATTCCTACGGAGGAAGGAAAGACGATTCTTTACAAAATTCTGGAGATTTTAAACAAAATGGACGAATTAAATTTAGAAATGCAATCGATCCAATCCTCTTACAAGGGTGAAATCAATATTGCGACAATTCCAAGTATCTTCATGACATTTCTTCCTGGAATTTTATCACGTTTTCAAAAAGACTATCCACATATAAAAGTAAATATACATGAAATGGAAAATTTAGAAACATTAAATGCGCTTCAGCACGAGAAAATTGATATGGGGTTTATCGCTTTATTTCATGATTCCAATAAAAAATTTAATAACCAGATTTCTTTTCGTCCGATGCAAATTAATGGCGCTTTCTCGGCAATTGTTCCTAAAAATTCAAAGCTTGCTTTAAAAAAATTTTTAACCGTTCAGGATATTCAAGATGAGTATTTTATCTTATATGATAGTCAGTTTTACCATGAAATGATGGAAGAATTTCAACTCGAAATATCTGAGCTTAAGGTCATTTTTAAAACAACGAATACAGAAGTCATTAAACGCTCAGTACTAGAAGGAATAGGCATTAGTATTCTTTCCGACTTAATGTTAAAAAATGATCCTTATATGGATAGTGGAGAAATTATCGCGGTCCCTTTTCAATTTCAATGGAATAATCAAATAGAATTCGGGACAATTCATAAACAAAATAGCGCTCATTTGCGAATCATTCAAAAGTTTTTGGAGTATGTGTGA